The genomic window ACCAAAGAAATAATCATTCCTTTCGGCAGTGTTTTCTGAGGGTCTTTCGTTTCTTCGGAAAGCACGCTTAATGCATCAAAACCGATATAGGCAAAGAACACGCCGGAAACAGCGCTCATTACCCCTGCAAAACCATTCGGCATAAAGGAAGAAACATGGGTTTCCGGATTCACCGGGGTCCAGTTATCGGTATTGATGTAAGCAAAACCAACCAGGATCACCAAAATAATAACCGCTAATTTAAGAATCACCAGTGCGTTATTGAAATTCTTGCTTTCCTTTACGCCCACATAACACAGCCAGGTAATCAGTCCGTTGATGACCAAAGCGGGAACGTCCACGATAAATTTCAGGCTTCCGATCAACGGTGCATTGGTCCATGCGTTGATCAGTTCTTTATTTTCGGAGCCGTTCATAAAGGCTTTTTTTGCCTCCGTGTAGCTGCAGGTGAGGTAATCCGGGATATGCATGCCCAACCGGTGCAGGAAGCTGGTAAAATAATCCGACCAGGAGAAGGCAACGTAAATATTTCCGAAAGAATATTCCATGATCAGGGCCCAGCCGATGATCCAGGCAATCAGTTCCCCGAAGCTGGCGTATGCATAGGTGTAGGCGGAACCTGCCGTCGGAATCCGGCTCGCGAATTCTGCATAGCAAAGGGCGGTAAACCCGCAGGCAAATCCGCAGATCAAATATAGCAAGATCACCCCGGGACCTCCTCTGAAAACGGCCTCCCCCAAACTGCTGAAACTTCCAGCTCCAATAATGGCCGCAATACCAAAAAATACGATGTCCCAGACCCCCAATACCCGCAGTAAATGAGTGGATGTATCTGTCTCTGAATAGTTTTTCCTTCTAAAAAGTTGATTCATTCAATTCTATATTTGATTCAAGAAAAGCAAATGTAATTATTTCTCGGAAATAATTTTTATTTTCTTAAGGTTTCTTCCCAAGAAAGTTAAGAAGTCTTAAAAAAATATACAGTTATTAACAATGTGTTAAAAGGCTTGTTTATACAATTTCTTTTCAATATTTTCGTTGATAAATTGTGGATAAAAATTCCCGTAATTTTAAATATTTGAACCTGATTTTCAGGCTTTCCCATGTTAAAATTTAAAATTAATGAAATCAAGAAAAATACTTTTAGCGGCTGCTGTAATGTATTTCGGGATCTCCGATGCGCAACAGTCTCAGTACTTTACCCAAAAAGAAAACTACCGGTTCAATTTAGCTGAAAACCTTTACCAGACCAAAATATACAACGCTTCCCAATATGAATATGCCCGACAGTACTTCTATAATGAGCATTTGTCGCGTTCAAGAAAGGAGGCGGCGCAGTTTTTTGATAATGTGATCGGCGTGATCCTGCAGAAAAACCATGCGGAACAGGGCCTGGAAGCTTTTATGAAAGAGTATCCGAATTCAGCCTACTTTGCCCAGGCAAGCTTACCGCTGGCGGATTATTATCTGGCTAAAAAAGATTTTGAAAAGGCATTGGAAACCCTGAAGAAAGTAAATCAATACCAGCTTTCCAAAGAAGAAAATACCCAGTACATCCTGAAGCTGGGATACGCCAAATTTATGATGGGCGATTCTAAAGGAGCCACCGATGCGCTGGAAGAAGCTTACAAAACGGCAGACCAGTCACAGAGGGGAGATATTGCTTATATGCTGGGACACTTATACTACTCAAACAGACAGAATGATAAGGCTTTCCAGTATTTTGATTCCATAAAAGAGGAAGCGAAATACTCTAAGCTGGTGCGTCCTTATTATGTACAGATGTATTATAATGATAAGGATTACGACAAAGCCATCACCGAAGGAACTGCTCTGTTGAACGAAGATATTTCGGACGCTTATAAGGCGGAAGTACACAAGATCATCGGTGAAAGCTACTTCATGAAAAATGATTATACTTCGGCCTATCCACACCTTAAAGATTACCTGAGCGTTCAGCAGAACCCATCGGAAAATGACCTTTATGAAATGGGATTTGTGGCAGCGCAGCTTAAGAAATATGATGAAGCGGTTTCTTATTACAACCAATTGGTAAACAGCAATTCGGCCTTGGCGCAGAATGCGTATTACCAGCTTGGAAACGCTTATCTCGCAGTAGGAAAGAAACAGGAAGCTTTATCGGCGTTCCGTTCGGCCTATCAGATGAATTACGATAAGAAAGTGAAGAAGCTGGCCCATGAGCAGTATGCCAAATTAAGCTATGACATTGGAAACCCTTTTGAAAGTGCGTCCACGGTTATTCAAAATTACATCAACGAAAACCAGAATGAATCCAATGCTCCTGAAATGCGGGCACTTCTGGTGAAATCATACCTGTATTCCGGAAACTACAAAGAAACGCTGAATGCCATCGACCGGCTGCAGAATTCCACTCCGGAAATCAATAAAATCGATCAGGAAGTTTCTTATTTACTGGGAACAGAGGAATTCAACAAGGGAAATTATGATGAAGCGGAACAGTATCTACTGAGAAGTTTGGCTTTTAATATAAATAAAGAATTCAACAACCGGGCTTTATACTGGTTAGGACAGGTGTATTATCAAAAAGGTAATTATCCTTCAGCAATTGCCCGCTATGAAAAGCTACTGAATGAAAACTTCCCTGAAAAGCAACAGCTGCCATATGATCTGGGATATGCTTATTTTAAATCTAAAAAATTCGATGAGGCTGAAAAATATTTCAAACAGTATTTAGCCAACCCGAAGCCGGAATTTAAAAATGATGCGGAACTTCGACTGGCTGACATCAATTATGCCAACAACAATCTGAACGAGGCAATCGCCATCTATGACCGAAACGAAGATGCCACCGATTATACTTTGTATCAAAAGGCAATGGCTTTAGGATTTAAAGGCGATACCCAGGCAAAAATCACCAACCTGAAAAACCTGCTGTCCAAATATCCGGATTCGGATTATTACGACGATGCCCAGTACGAAATCGGTACGGCATATGCGGCCCAGGATGATTTTGGCAATTCCAATGATTATTTTAATAAAGTTATTAAAACTTCTTCTGATAAAGACTTAGTAGCAAATGCTTCTATTTACAGGGCACAGAACTATATCGATCAGAACCAGAGCGATAAAGCACTGGCTGAGCTCAGATCGCTTGCCGAACAATATAAGAACACAGCGTACGCTGAAAAAATCGTCCAGGCTGCCAAACCGATCTTTACGAAAAACGGTGACGTTTCAGGGTACGAAACTTTTGCACGAAATGCAGGGGTCAATATTGATGCTTCAGAAATTGATGAGATCAACTTATCGACAGCGAAACAGTATTTCACGAAGAAAGATTACAAAAACGCAATTTCTTATTATGAGAAATATCTAACCCAGAATCCTACCGGAGAAGGGCTTTACCAGGCGAAATACGAATTGGGAGAAAGCTATTACCAAACGAAAAATACGACAAAAGCCCTGCTTGTTTTGCAGGACGTGGCCAATGTGCCGAACGACTATCAGGATGACGCCCAGACCCGTCTGGCTCAGATTTACACGGCCCAGGGTGATGCCCAGGAAGCTAAAAAATATCTTGAAAACCTGATCAATTCATCGGATGTCAATATCAGGAACTACGCGAATGTAGAGCTAATGAAGGTTTATGCCGATGAAAAGAATTTCTCACAGGCAGAAAAACTGGCAGATGCGGTGATTGCCAACAGCAAAAACTCGGCAGCCGTTATTGAAACGGCTAAAGTGATCAAAGCAAGAAGCCTTATG from Chryseobacterium sp. SORGH_AS_0447 includes these protein-coding regions:
- a CDS encoding APC family permease, which codes for MNQLFRRKNYSETDTSTHLLRVLGVWDIVFFGIAAIIGAGSFSSLGEAVFRGGPGVILLYLICGFACGFTALCYAEFASRIPTAGSAYTYAYASFGELIAWIIGWALIMEYSFGNIYVAFSWSDYFTSFLHRLGMHIPDYLTCSYTEAKKAFMNGSENKELINAWTNAPLIGSLKFIVDVPALVINGLITWLCYVGVKESKNFNNALVILKLAVIILVILVGFAYINTDNWTPVNPETHVSSFMPNGFAGVMSAVSGVFFAYIGFDALSVLSEETKDPQKTLPKGMIISLVLCTFIYIALTLVLTGMVDYRKFDGVGDPLSFIFEKSNANVAWMELVVSFVAIVAITTVLLVFQMGQPRIWYAMSRDGLMPQKFQEVHPKYKTPAFATVVTGIVVGIPILFTDKSFILDFTSIGTIFAFVLVCAGVLMLPAKEKIKGRFHLPYINGKFIFPVIFIGGIVFFYFWQPDFFHTLMDWKDPKEGEFRASIFFFILINIVLCAVTFVKNLSLIPLIGLSSCLYLLTGMSHDNWFWFGLWFAVGLVIYFCYGYRNSKLGKA
- a CDS encoding tetratricopeptide repeat protein → MKSRKILLAAAVMYFGISDAQQSQYFTQKENYRFNLAENLYQTKIYNASQYEYARQYFYNEHLSRSRKEAAQFFDNVIGVILQKNHAEQGLEAFMKEYPNSAYFAQASLPLADYYLAKKDFEKALETLKKVNQYQLSKEENTQYILKLGYAKFMMGDSKGATDALEEAYKTADQSQRGDIAYMLGHLYYSNRQNDKAFQYFDSIKEEAKYSKLVRPYYVQMYYNDKDYDKAITEGTALLNEDISDAYKAEVHKIIGESYFMKNDYTSAYPHLKDYLSVQQNPSENDLYEMGFVAAQLKKYDEAVSYYNQLVNSNSALAQNAYYQLGNAYLAVGKKQEALSAFRSAYQMNYDKKVKKLAHEQYAKLSYDIGNPFESASTVIQNYINENQNESNAPEMRALLVKSYLYSGNYKETLNAIDRLQNSTPEINKIDQEVSYLLGTEEFNKGNYDEAEQYLLRSLAFNINKEFNNRALYWLGQVYYQKGNYPSAIARYEKLLNENFPEKQQLPYDLGYAYFKSKKFDEAEKYFKQYLANPKPEFKNDAELRLADINYANNNLNEAIAIYDRNEDATDYTLYQKAMALGFKGDTQAKITNLKNLLSKYPDSDYYDDAQYEIGTAYAAQDDFGNSNDYFNKVIKTSSDKDLVANASIYRAQNYIDQNQSDKALAELRSLAEQYKNTAYAEKIVQAAKPIFTKNGDVSGYETFARNAGVNIDASEIDEINLSTAKQYFTKKDYKNAISYYEKYLTQNPTGEGLYQAKYELGESYYQTKNTTKALLVLQDVANVPNDYQDDAQTRLAQIYTAQGDAQEAKKYLENLINSSDVNIRNYANVELMKVYADEKNFSQAEKLADAVIANSKNSAAVIETAKVIKARSLMNSGKDKDAQSAYAALEKSSNTSVAAESLYAKAYYQNKGKAYKSSNETIFKLANNYASEEYWGAKALVLLAKNYIGLKDNYQASYTCDQIIENYKDFPEIVAEAKEVKKQIKK